From a region of the Constantimarinum furrinae genome:
- a CDS encoding NAD-dependent epimerase/dehydratase family protein yields the protein MILVTGGTGLVGSHLLYFLLKDGNAVRAVHRSSSDLQLVKKVFSYYSEEPETLFKQIEWIEADITDIPALLDAFHGVTHVYHAAAYISFNPKHYYKLKKANIEGTANIVNLCLANQIQKLCYVSSVATLGKSLNNQLIDEETAWNPEEKNSVYAITKYGAEMEVWRGTQEGLDAVIVNPGVILGSGDWNSGSGIIIKLGARGIPFYTGGGIGLVDVQDVVRAMIDLMISGITNEKFVLVGHNVTYKDLLTSLSRKLSAKPPKKKLPRFILNIFASVDWFFSKLLGTKRKLLKATVKSLYKNSFYDSSKIKERLNFSFTPLEETLNRVVENYRKES from the coding sequence ATGATTTTAGTCACAGGAGGCACCGGTCTGGTAGGTTCGCATTTGTTGTACTTTCTTCTGAAAGACGGTAATGCGGTTCGAGCAGTACATCGAAGTTCGAGCGATCTTCAGTTGGTAAAAAAAGTGTTTTCCTATTATTCCGAAGAGCCTGAAACCTTATTCAAGCAAATTGAGTGGATTGAAGCCGATATAACCGATATTCCCGCACTTTTAGATGCATTTCATGGCGTCACACATGTGTATCATGCTGCAGCTTATATCAGTTTTAATCCGAAGCACTATTACAAACTAAAAAAAGCCAATATTGAAGGTACCGCCAATATTGTAAATCTGTGTTTGGCGAATCAGATTCAAAAACTGTGTTATGTGAGTTCGGTGGCAACATTAGGTAAATCGTTGAACAACCAGTTGATCGATGAAGAAACAGCCTGGAATCCCGAAGAGAAAAACAGTGTGTATGCCATCACCAAATACGGAGCTGAAATGGAGGTTTGGCGGGGGACGCAAGAAGGTTTGGATGCAGTGATCGTAAACCCCGGAGTCATTCTGGGCTCGGGCGATTGGAATTCGGGAAGTGGCATCATAATTAAACTGGGGGCACGAGGAATTCCCTTTTACACCGGTGGGGGGATTGGACTTGTAGATGTGCAGGATGTGGTGCGTGCGATGATAGATCTCATGATTTCAGGAATAACAAACGAAAAATTTGTACTGGTTGGTCACAATGTCACCTATAAGGACCTTTTAACATCCCTTTCGAGGAAACTAAGTGCAAAACCTCCTAAAAAAAAGCTTCCAAGATTTATTCTGAACATTTTCGCCTCGGTAGATTGGTTTTTTTCAAAACTCTTGGGTACAAAAAGAAAATTATTGAAGGCTACGGTAAAGTCCTTGTATAAAAATTCTTTTTACGACAGTTCGAAAATTAAGGAGCGGCTAAATTTTAGCTTTACACCTTTGGAAGAAACTTTAAACAGAGTTGTTGAAAATTACCGTAAAGAATCCTGA
- a CDS encoding DUF4296 domain-containing protein, which translates to MNKIALFLLACVAFWSCQDVDRPEKPDNLISKDEMVNILTDVYIANAARSVNNRAIREQGIKLDSAIYKKYNIDSLQFARSNAWYTSNLNTYSSIFQQVQQRLEILKEKADSLTDKRVTEFKEEEVDSLPPSPQLTDPVESEIDQDSLR; encoded by the coding sequence ATGAATAAAATAGCACTATTTCTGCTTGCTTGTGTGGCGTTTTGGAGCTGTCAGGATGTAGATCGTCCCGAAAAGCCGGACAATCTTATCTCCAAGGATGAAATGGTAAATATTCTCACCGATGTTTACATCGCAAATGCTGCAAGAAGTGTAAATAATCGCGCTATAAGAGAACAGGGAATAAAACTCGATTCGGCTATTTATAAAAAGTACAACATAGACAGCCTTCAGTTTGCCAGAAGCAATGCATGGTATACTTCAAACCTTAACACGTACAGCAGCATCTTTCAACAAGTGCAACAACGGTTGGAAATCTTAAAGGAAAAAGCAGACAGCCTTACCGATAAAAGAGTGACCGAATTTAAAGAGGAAGAAGTCGATTCACTGCCTCCTTCTCCTCAGTTAACAGACCCTGTAGAATCTGAGATCGATCAGGATTCTTTACGGTAA